CCGTGACGAACTCCTCGACATGAAGATTTGGGATCTGATCCATCCCGACGACCGGGCGGAAGTCGAGCATATCGCCAGCGGTCGTAGTCAAGAGGAGCGTTCGCCCCACTACGAGGCCCGTGTCGTGACCAAAGACGGCGACGTTCGGCATATCGAGTTCAGCGTGCGCGTCATCGCCTACGAAGGCGAGTTGGCGAACCTCGGGTCCGCCCGTGACGTGACGGAGCGAAAGAAACGAAAGCAGGAACTCAAGCGACAAAACGAGCGCTTGGAGGAGTTCGCGAGCGTCATCTCACACGACCTGCGGAACCCGCTGAACGTCGCCCAGGGGAACCTCGACCTCGCCAGGGAGCGGGGTGACGAACGACATTTCGAGAAGTCGGAAAACGCCCTCCAGCGAATGGAGAGCCTCATTGCAGATCTGTTGACATTGGCACGACAGGGACAGGTAGTCAGCGACACGGAGTCGGTCGAACTCACTTCCGTCGTCCGGCAGGCGTGGGCGAACGTCGAAACACGGGACTGCACGCTCGTCGTGAACACCCTCGATACGGTCGATGCCGACCGAGGGCGACTGCAGGAACTCTTCGAAAACCTGTTTCGAGGTCGTCGTCGAGCACGCCGGAGAGGAGACGACGGTTCGTGTCGGGTCCCTCCCGGACGGTTTTTTCGTCGAGGACGACGGTCCCGGGATCACTCCGGAGGAACGCGAGGCCGTCTTCGAGCACGGCCACACGACGGCCGAAGGTGGCTCCGGACTCGGCCTCTCCATCGTCAAGGGAATCGCAAACGCACACGGCTGGTCCATTCGAATCCACGAGGGAACGGACGGCGGGGCGTGCTTTCGGATTCGA
This window of the Haladaptatus sp. R4 genome carries:
- a CDS encoding HAMP domain-containing sensor histidine kinase, producing MPTEGDCRNSSKTCFEVVVEHAGEETTVRVGSLPDGFFVEDDGPGITPEEREAVFEHGHTTAEGGSGLGLSIVKGIANAHGWSIRIHEGTDGGACFRIRRA